In Vigna unguiculata cultivar IT97K-499-35 chromosome 3, ASM411807v1, whole genome shotgun sequence, a single genomic region encodes these proteins:
- the LOC114176797 gene encoding small nuclear ribonucleoprotein E-like, with protein sequence MASTKVQRVMTQPINLIFRFLQSKARIQIWLFEQKDLRIEGRIIGFDEYMNLVLDDAEEVNIKKKSKKTLGRILLKGDNITLMMSTGK encoded by the exons ATGGCGAGCACAAAAGTTCAGAGGGTTATGACTCAGCCCATT AACTTGATTTTCAGGTTTCTTCAGAGC AAAGCACGCATTCAGATTTGGCTTTTTGAGCAAAAGGACTTGAGGATTGAAGGAAGAATCATT GGTTTTGATGAATACATGAATTTGGTTCTTGATGATGCTGAGGAAGTGAACATCAAGAAGAAGAGCAAGAAGACATTAG ggAGGATTCTTCTTAAAGGAGACAACATAACTTTAATGATGAGCAC GGGGAAATGA